From one Triticum urartu cultivar G1812 chromosome 3, Tu2.1, whole genome shotgun sequence genomic stretch:
- the LOC125547991 gene encoding momilactone A synthase-like — MFKAVQLLLRETSRVQGFTASGFVNGFSTAPNSQRLAGKVALITGAASGIGKAKATEFIRNGAKVIIADVQDDLGRSIAAELGPDAAYVRCDVSDEVQIAAAVDLAVERHGHLDVLYSNAGISGSVTQTAVGALDLADFDRVMAVNARSAVACIKHGARVMAPRRRGSILCTASVMGVLTFGAPALAYAVSKATVIAAVRAAAGPLARDGVRVNAISPHALATPLTLRSMAEMCPGMGEAELRRVVETDWSELGGAVLEAEDVARAALYLASDEAKFVTGHNLLVDGGFTAHKAVSMPSVAR; from the exons ATGTTCAAAGCCGTGCAGCTCCTTCTCCGGGAGACGAGCAGAGTTCAAGGTTTCACAGCGTCAGGTTTCGTCAATGGCTTCTCCACGGCTCCCAACTCTCAGAG GTTAGCTGGTAAGGTggcgctcatcaccggcgccgcGAGCGGCATTGGCAAGGCGAAGGCCACGGAGTTCATCAGGAACGGCGCCAAGGTCATCATCGCCGACGTGCAGGACGACCTGGGCCGCTCGATCGCCGCGGAGCTCGGCCCGGACGCGGCCTACGTCCGGTGTGACGTCTCCGACGAGGTGCAGATCGCCGCGGCCGTGGACCTCGCCGTGGAGCGGCACGGACACCTGGACGTCCTCTACAGCAACGCCGGCATATCCGGGTCCGTGACGCAGACCGCTGTGGGCGCCCTCGACCTCGCCGACTTCGACCGCGTGATGGCGGTGAACGCCCGCTCGGCGGTCGCGTGCATCAAGCACGGCGCGCGCGTCATggcgccgcgccgccgcggcaGCATCCTCTGCACGGCCAGCGTGATGGGCGTGCTCACCTTCGGCGCCCCGGCCCTCGCGTACGCCGTCTCGAAGGCCACCGTCATCGCCGCGGTGCGCGCGGCCGCGGGCCCGCTGGCGCGCGACGGCGTGCGGGTGAACGCCATCTCGCCGCACGCCCTCGCGACGCCGCTGACGCTGCGGTCGATGGCCGAGATGTGCCCCGGCATGGGCGAGGCGGAGCTGAGGCGGGTGGTGGAGACGGACTGGAGCGAGCTGGGCGGGGCCGTGCTGGAGGCGGAGGACGTGGCGAGGGCGGCGCTGTACCTGGCGTCGGACGAGGCCAAGTTCGTCACCGGGCACAACCTGCTCGTCGACGGCGGGTTCACCGCGCACAAGGCTGTCAGCATGCCGTCCGTGGCGCGTTGA